One segment of Leptotrichia sp. OH3620_COT-345 DNA contains the following:
- a CDS encoding MATE family efflux transporter: MEKIYKEENPLGCKPVTQLLRTLAIPAVVANLVNALYNIVDQIFIGQGVGYLGNAATNIAFPIVTICLAIGLMIGIGSASNFNLELGRGNPDKAKYTAGTAAGSLMIIGILFCIFILTFLKPMMISFGATEKILDYAMKYTGITSFGVPFLIFSIGMNPLVRADRSPKYSMIAIIAGAVLNTVLDPIFMFVFNMGIAGAAWATVLSQIVSAILLFLYFPRFKSIKLELKDLIPRFNIIRTIISLGISSFIFQFSTMLVQITTNNLLKIYGSQSIYGSDIPIAVAGIVAKINIIFIAAVIGIVQGAQPIFGYNYGAKNYKRVRETMRTLLTVIVIMSFIIFIIFQSFPVQIISLFGSGSKLYFKFGIKYMRVFLLFIFINGVQISAGTFFPAIGKPAKGVIISFTKQIAILLPLLFLLPRFIGVEGIIYATPITDFISFIIAVFFLINEFKNMPKN; the protein is encoded by the coding sequence GTGGAAAAAATTTATAAAGAGGAAAATCCTTTAGGATGTAAGCCGGTTACTCAATTACTTAGAACTTTAGCAATTCCGGCAGTAGTAGCAAATTTGGTCAACGCATTATATAATATTGTAGACCAGATATTTATAGGGCAGGGAGTGGGATATTTAGGAAATGCGGCTACGAATATAGCTTTTCCTATTGTTACAATATGTCTGGCAATAGGTTTGATGATAGGGATAGGTTCAGCTTCCAATTTTAATCTTGAACTCGGTAGAGGAAATCCCGATAAGGCAAAATATACTGCAGGAACTGCAGCAGGCTCTCTTATGATTATAGGAATTTTATTTTGCATATTTATACTGACATTTTTAAAGCCTATGATGATTTCGTTCGGAGCGACTGAAAAAATTCTTGATTATGCCATGAAATACACCGGAATTACTTCGTTTGGAGTACCTTTTCTTATTTTTTCCATAGGAATGAATCCTCTTGTGAGAGCTGATAGAAGTCCTAAATATTCCATGATTGCTATTATTGCAGGTGCTGTTTTAAATACTGTTTTGGATCCGATATTTATGTTTGTGTTTAATATGGGAATAGCAGGAGCTGCGTGGGCTACAGTATTAAGTCAAATTGTTTCGGCAATTTTGCTTTTTTTGTATTTTCCGAGATTTAAGTCCATAAAACTTGAGCTAAAAGATCTTATTCCTCGTTTTAATATAATAAGGACTATAATATCTTTAGGCATTTCTTCTTTCATATTTCAATTTTCAACAATGCTTGTACAGATAACAACAAATAATTTGTTGAAAATATATGGAAGTCAATCTATATATGGAAGTGATATTCCGATTGCAGTTGCAGGGATAGTTGCCAAAATAAATATAATTTTCATAGCTGCTGTAATAGGAATTGTACAGGGGGCACAACCCATATTCGGATATAATTATGGAGCTAAAAATTATAAAAGGGTAAGAGAAACAATGAGGACACTTCTTACAGTTATAGTTATAATGTCTTTCATAATATTTATTATTTTTCAGAGTTTTCCTGTTCAGATAATCTCATTATTCGGTTCAGGAAGTAAATTGTATTTTAAGTTCGGCATAAAATATATGAGAGTATTTCTTTTATTTATATTTATTAACGGAGTACAAATTTCAGCCGGAACGTTTTTTCCTGCAATAGGGAAACCTGCAAAAGGAGTTATAATATCTTTTACTAAACAAATAGCAATTTTATTACCTTTGTTATTTCTGTTACCGCGCTTTATAGGAGTGGAAGGTATAATTTATGCAACTCCTATTACAGATTTTATTTCATTTATTATTGCAGTATTTTTCCTTATAAATGAATTTAAAAATATGCCGAAAAATTAG
- a CDS encoding MarR family winged helix-turn-helix transcriptional regulator, giving the protein MYSIKDLISFKLKKLHRKVIKTSTEELQKLNLTYGNYMAMCCIYENPGITQVKLSEISQKDKNVVSRIIDNLQEKEYVKREPDKNDRRVYMLYLTEEGKKIIKKYWDTILKEEKKILEKLSEEEQNIFFEILNKLLK; this is encoded by the coding sequence ATGTATTCTATAAAAGATCTAATTTCCTTTAAGTTAAAAAAACTTCACAGGAAAGTAATAAAAACATCGACGGAGGAGCTTCAAAAGTTAAACTTGACATATGGAAACTACATGGCAATGTGTTGTATTTATGAAAATCCGGGAATTACTCAAGTAAAACTATCGGAAATCAGCCAAAAAGATAAAAATGTTGTAAGTAGGATAATTGATAATCTTCAGGAAAAAGAGTATGTAAAACGTGAACCGGATAAAAATGACAGAAGAGTATACATGCTTTATTTAACCGAAGAAGGAAAAAAGATTATAAAAAAGTATTGGGATACTATTTTAAAAGAAGAGAAAAAAATTCTGGAGAAATTGTCAGAAGAAGAGCAGAATATATTTTTTGAAATATTAAATAAATTATTAAAATAG
- a CDS encoding glycogen synthase, translating to MKIVYLASEVFPFFKTGGLADVMYALPKKIQELGHEVSVIMPKYDKIPLKYLEKLEWVARLESHGDIFNLVKYPDSKINFYFIENQALYERGRVYGDSDEDVQYAMFSELALRFLKEIDLQPDILHCNDWQTGPVPYFLNVRYNNDPFYWDMRTVYTIHNLMYQGRFSKYSFERMGYFIEGQDLNFMEIGIAFSDITNTVSPTYAEEIKYPYFSEGLEKITNNKQIHGVLNGIDTDYFNPETNEDIIHFSKNALKKKKENKYLLQEKLGLPKSDNMLISMVTRLVEGKGLDLVSLVLENLLRYDAVQIVILGSGDKFYEDYYNYLTEKYPDKFKVYLGYNPNLANEIYAGSDAFLMPSRYEPCGLSQMIAMRFGTIPIVRETGGLKDTVQPYNIYSDEGNGFSFTNFNADDMLFTIKVAEGIYYDKPEIWEKLVKRNMDLDFSWDKSAKEYLELYKLVKSW from the coding sequence TTGAAAATAGTATATTTGGCATCAGAGGTATTTCCGTTTTTTAAAACAGGAGGTCTGGCGGATGTAATGTATGCTTTGCCTAAGAAAATACAGGAATTGGGACATGAGGTTTCAGTAATAATGCCGAAGTATGATAAAATACCTTTAAAATATCTTGAAAAACTTGAATGGGTGGCAAGATTGGAAAGCCACGGAGATATATTTAATTTAGTGAAATATCCCGATAGTAAAATAAATTTTTATTTTATTGAAAATCAAGCATTGTATGAAAGAGGACGTGTTTACGGTGATAGTGATGAAGATGTTCAATATGCGATGTTTTCGGAGCTGGCACTTAGATTTTTAAAGGAAATAGATTTGCAGCCTGATATTTTACATTGTAATGATTGGCAGACGGGGCCCGTGCCGTATTTTTTAAATGTGAGATATAATAATGACCCTTTTTACTGGGATATGAGAACAGTCTATACTATACATAATTTAATGTATCAAGGGAGATTTTCAAAATATTCTTTTGAAAGAATGGGTTACTTTATTGAAGGTCAGGATTTGAATTTTATGGAAATAGGTATAGCATTTTCAGATATCACAAATACTGTCAGCCCTACTTATGCTGAAGAAATAAAATATCCATATTTTAGTGAAGGATTGGAAAAAATAACAAATAATAAACAAATTCACGGTGTATTAAACGGTATTGATACGGATTATTTTAATCCCGAAACTAATGAAGATATTATTCATTTCAGTAAAAATGCCTTGAAAAAGAAAAAAGAAAACAAATATTTATTACAGGAAAAACTCGGTCTTCCAAAGTCTGATAATATGCTCATATCAATGGTAACAAGACTTGTAGAAGGAAAAGGACTTGACTTGGTCTCTCTTGTACTGGAGAATCTTTTACGGTATGATGCGGTTCAGATAGTAATCCTAGGAAGCGGAGATAAATTTTATGAAGATTATTACAATTATCTGACTGAAAAATATCCTGACAAGTTTAAAGTGTATTTAGGGTATAATCCTAATCTTGCAAATGAAATATATGCGGGAAGTGATGCTTTTCTAATGCCGTCAAGATATGAACCTTGCGGTTTAAGTCAGATGATAGCAATGAGATTCGGTACAATACCTATTGTAAGAGAAACAGGAGGGCTTAAAGATACTGTGCAGCCTTATAACATATATAGTGATGAAGGCAACGGATTTTCCTTTACAAACTTTAATGCCGATGATATGCTTTTTACAATAAAAGTAGCTGAAGGTATATATTATGATAAACCTGAAATATGGGAAAAACTTGTAAAAAGAAATATGGATTTGGATTTTTCATGGGATAAATCTGCAAAAGAATATTTGGAATTGTATAAATTAGTAAAAAGTTGGTAA
- a CDS encoding C69 family dipeptidase, with translation MKRKKMFLFLTVLTLMTQITNYIFACTAIIVGKKLTTDGSFIFGRNEDLEPDHNKTFVVHNRKKNKPGDVFKDETNGFTYILPSESFKYTAIPDVTPKEGVFDEAGFNEYGVIVDATVSAKANKKIQEIDPYVKDGLAESALTSVVLPYVKTAREGVMHLGNIIKTKGAAEGNTLVIADKNEVWYIEIYSGHQFVAIKYPDDKFSVFPNTFYLGTVDLKDKKNVIASENIETIAKKAGTYVSENGKIHLAKSYAPEFDDRNRSRTYSGILSLNPEAKITYTDERYDFFQSTNKKISLQDVMRTFRNRFENMGFKAELSKEDKGKEGYKYPIGNINTMESHIFQIKKNLSDKVGGIMWLSMAAPKFSPYVPYYGNINATDTSYHDTSTKYNENSFYWVADNVNDRLDKSSAEIQNKFLNKIKNYEDRKISEQAELDKKISKMSAKEAEKFATELALKNGKEAFKMMKEQENLLLVK, from the coding sequence ATGAAAAGAAAAAAAATGTTTCTGTTTCTTACAGTACTTACTTTAATGACTCAAATCACAAATTACATTTTTGCATGTACTGCAATTATAGTAGGTAAAAAACTTACAACTGACGGAAGTTTTATTTTTGGTAGAAATGAAGATTTGGAACCTGATCATAATAAAACTTTTGTTGTTCATAACAGAAAGAAAAACAAACCGGGTGATGTATTTAAAGATGAGACAAACGGATTTACTTATATCCTTCCTTCTGAAAGTTTTAAATATACAGCCATTCCTGATGTTACTCCAAAAGAAGGAGTATTTGATGAAGCAGGATTTAATGAATATGGTGTTATCGTAGATGCTACCGTTTCAGCAAAGGCAAATAAAAAAATACAGGAAATTGACCCTTATGTAAAAGACGGACTTGCAGAATCCGCATTGACTTCTGTCGTCCTTCCTTATGTAAAAACTGCGAGAGAAGGAGTTATGCACTTGGGTAATATTATTAAAACAAAAGGTGCTGCAGAAGGAAATACTCTTGTAATTGCAGATAAAAATGAAGTATGGTATATAGAAATTTATTCAGGACACCAATTTGTCGCAATAAAATATCCTGATGACAAATTTTCCGTTTTCCCTAATACATTTTACTTAGGTACTGTAGATTTAAAAGATAAGAAAAATGTAATAGCATCAGAAAATATTGAAACTATCGCGAAAAAAGCAGGAACATATGTTTCTGAAAATGGAAAAATTCATTTGGCAAAATCTTATGCCCCTGAATTTGATGACAGAAACCGTTCACGTACTTATTCAGGAATATTGTCACTAAATCCTGAAGCAAAAATTACTTATACTGATGAAAGATATGATTTTTTCCAGTCAACAAACAAAAAAATATCACTTCAAGATGTTATGAGAACATTCAGAAATCGTTTTGAAAATATGGGCTTTAAAGCTGAATTATCTAAAGAAGACAAAGGAAAAGAAGGATATAAATATCCGATAGGAAATATAAATACTATGGAATCTCACATTTTCCAAATAAAAAAGAATTTATCCGATAAAGTAGGAGGAATTATGTGGCTTTCCATGGCAGCACCTAAATTTTCTCCTTATGTCCCTTATTATGGAAATATAAATGCTACCGACACTTCATACCATGACACAAGTACAAAATATAATGAAAATTCTTTTTACTGGGTAGCAGATAACGTAAATGACAGACTTGATAAATCTTCTGCTGAAATACAAAATAAGTTTTTAAATAAAATTAAAAATTATGAAGATAGAAAAATTTCCGAACAAGCTGAACTGGATAAAAAAATATCTAAAATGTCAGCAAAAGAAGCTGAAAAATTTGCTACAGAACTTGCTCTGAAAAATGGGAAGGAAGCTTTTAAAATGATGAAAGAGCAAGAAAATCTCTTGTTAGTAAAATAA